The Xylophilus rhododendri region GGCCTGGTCGCGGCGGTGGCGGTGCTGGCGCACGAGGTGCCGCACCATATCGGCGACCTGGTGGTGATGCGCAACTCGGCCGGCGGCCGGCGCATGGCGCTGGTGAAGGTGTCGCTGGCCGGTGCGGTCACCGCGCTCGGCGGCCTGGCCGGTTACTTCCTGCTGGAGCGTCTGCACGACCTGCTGCCGTATTTCCTGGTGGCCGCCGCCAGCAGCTTCATCTACGTGGCGCTGGCCGACCTGATCCCGCAGCTGCAGCGGCACCTCAGTTCACGCCAGACGGCTGCGCAGATCGCCTGGCTGCTCGGCGGCATCGTGCTGGTGGTGGTGGTGAGCCGGCTGGCCCACGAGCCGGAAGAGCCCGGCGAGCACGGCCACCGGCATTCGGCGGTGGCCGTGCAGGTGGACCAGGGCTGAGGCCCTGGCCGCGCCTCAGCTCGGGTCTGCGAGCTTGTAAACCGCCACTTTCTTGCTGACGATGATCTGCCGTGGGCTGCGCACCGACAGTTCGAGCAGGTTGAAGCTGCTGCCCGCCGCGTACTCGCTGAAGCCCAGGCTGTTGGTGCTGCAATGCCGGTCGGACGAGGTCTGCGGCGCGCAGTAGATGATGCCCTTGCGCGCGGTGCTGGCCAGGCCGGTGCTGTCGTTGAAACGTGCACCCTGCTGGCCCGCGGTGGTGCTGCCGAAAGGCGCGCGGCCGTTGACCGACAGGCTGGTGGGCGCCAGGGCGAAGGTGGGCACCATCCAGGCATCGCCGTTGTTGTCCTGGCTGAAGTCGATGTTGTTGGGGTCGGCCACCGTCGAGGTTCCGAAGAGGTGGTAGCCGTTGGCGCCCGAGTCCGCGCGGATCTCGGTTCGCATGCCGGCCGTGAGCTGCACGAACACACGCTGCTTCACTTCACCCAGCGTCTCGGCGCGCGAGATGGTGCGGGTGGTCTGCACCACATTGGTCCGGCCGTCCACGTGGAAGAACTCCACGGTCCACACGCCCTGGTTGGGCACCGCGGCGATGGTGGCGTCGGTGTACTGCGTGGGTGTGTAGACCAGCGGATCCAGGCTGGCCGGGTTGCCGCTCTTGCCGCTGTCCGCGTAGACGGCGGCCAGGCGCAGGATGTTGGTGCCGCTGGCCACGCCGTTCTGGGCGATCGCCATGAAGGACAGGCCCGCGGTGGGCAGCAGGGTCAGCTTGGGCTGGTTGGGGAAGGGCGAGGTCACTTCCACCTTGGTGAAGATGGAGTTGCCGTTGCTGTCCACCACGTTGGGCACATTGATGTTGTAGCCGGTGGTGAAGTAGCTGAAAGCGGGTGTGTTGACCAGCTCGCGGTCTTCCGAATAGGCGTTCACGGCGGCCGAATACGCATTGCCGTTGCCGCTCAGCTTGAGCGAGCCGTCGGCCAGGCGCAGCACCAGGGTGTTGGTGTCGGTGGTGGCCGTCGCGTCGGTGGTGCGGTAGGTGATCACGTAGTCGCCATTGCTGCGCACGAACTCGACATTGAAGCGATCCCACACCAGGCCGGTGGCGCCGCTGCGGAACAGGCTGGCGAAGGCGCCGCCGTTGTTGGCATCGCGGCCCACGTGCAGGCCGCTGTTGTAGTAGGTGGCGGGATCGTTGCCGACGAAGAGCTGGCGGCAGACCGGCGCGATCACGTTGGCCGGCTCGCCGATGCTGTTGCCCGTGTCGCTGCCGGCATTGACCCGCTGGCTCAGCGGCAGCGCATAGCAGGCCGTCATGCGGCTGGCCAGGTCGGCCAGGATGGCGGGCGTCGGCACCGTGGCGACGGTGGTGGTCGAGGTCACCGGCAGCGGCGGGATGGTCGCCGCGCTGCTGTCGAAGGCCACGAAGACGGCGTCGCTCGACGAGGTCTTCACGCTGATCTCGATATTGGCGCTGCTGCCGTTGGGCCGCACGGTGATGGACAGCGCGTCCAGCACCTTGTCCTGGCCGCTGCCGTCGGCGGCGAAGACGCCGGAGATCGGATCGATGGTCTGGCCGAGCAGGGCGAGGACCGGCGCCAGGGCGGTCTTCAGCGCATCGACCTGGGTCTGCAGCGTGGCCGCGGTGACGGTGGCCGGCGTGGTCTGGATGGTGCCGGCGAGGCTGGCCGGATTGCCGTCGGAAGCCAAGCGCGCGACGATGATGGTGGTCAGCGGCGTGACATTGGCCGTGCCGGTGGCCGAGGAGGCGGTGACGCTGTAGAGCGCCTGGTCGTCGCGCACCGCGCGGATCACCAGCGGCGCGGCGGTGCTGGCCGGCAGCGTGCAGCTGTAGCTGCCATCGGCGGCGGTGGTGGTGCTGCAGACGGTGGTGCCGGTGCTGTCGGTGACGGTGACCGCGGCGCCGGCGAACGGCGCGCCGGTGGCGGCCACGCCGCTCAGGGTGGTGGTGGTCGGCGAGACCGATCCGCCTCCGCCGCTGCCGGTATCGGTGCTGCCGCCGGAGCCGGCGCCACCGCTGGCCACGGTGCTGTTGCCGCTGCCGCCACAGGCCGACAGGAGCAGCGCGGTCGCGCCGACGAGGAAGGCTGCAGCCAGGCGCGTCGTGCGCCGGTTCTGCCTGCGGGAAGAGGTTTCGATCTCTGGCTTGAATTTCATGTTGCCGGGCTCCACGGATGGGTCATCGCCTCTAAATTGAGAGCCGGCCCAGCGTAGGTGGCATCGAAAACGCTCGCATCACCCATCCGGGTGAAAGAGGCCGCCGGAGCGCAGCTGTTACAGCTTCTGCATGCGCGCATTCGTCGATTTGGCGAAGTGCCTTATCGCAGCAGCGCATCCGCGTCCTTGCGGCGTATGACGTCCGCCAACTGCGGCCGGATCTCGCGATAGAGTTTTTCCGCGGATTCGCCATATTCCTGTCTGACAACCTGCCCGATATTTTCTTCCCGCGATTCGGCGCATATGCCATGTACGGCGCAATGGTCCATCACATACGGATCCAGCGGTCCGCTGCATGGCAGGCCCGTGCCGTCGCATATGGCGGCGCGCCAGGCCAGGTCGAATATTGCATTGGCATGCGGCTCTTCATAGACCCGGCCGCCGAATGTCACGTTGGAAGTGCTGGGTTTGAAAAACACTTTGCCTAATTTCTCTAGCGACAGCGGATCTGCTTCCGAAAGATATCGTTCCGCGATGTTGTGAGTTTCACGCTTGTTTTCTCCGATGAAATTCCATTCCTCGTAATGAGCGTCGAGCGGGCTGTTTTGCAGGCGGGGATCCTTGGATGTTCTAAGGGTGTTTTCAATGGATAATTCGTCGCTGGAAAAGCTGGCACACCGCGATGTGTAGATCTGTCGGGCAGTTTCTTGTGCCTGCGAACTTGCGGCCCTGGTGGAAAATTCGGCGACTTGCTCTCGCATTGCTTGGCATTGAATCAAAATATGCAAAGCGTAGGTGCCACCGCCCTCGGCACCCCGGCGCATCGACTTTTCAAAGACGGTGCGCCAGTCGCGTGAGCCCGCGTAATCAATCCCGAGCGATCGTAAGCCTTGATCTTGGGTGGTGCCGACTGCTGCCGTAATCTGAGTCGGCAGGTTTTTAAAAGTCACCATTGGCGGCGCTTCAAATGCTTTCTCTGCATAAGTGGGCTTCAGTGCTGTCGACGATGAGTTTGTCTTGGGTGCTGTTTCCTTCCATATCAAGAAAACACACCCAGCAAGCAGGAGCGCGCCGCCAACAGCAGATAGTATTTTTCCCACGCTTCAGCCGCAGACGACGTGACGATGTACAACGCCGTCTTTCTGCTTGAGGTCGGTGCCGTAGC contains the following coding sequences:
- a CDS encoding carboxypeptidase regulatory-like domain-containing protein, with the translated sequence MKFKPEIETSSRRQNRRTTRLAAAFLVGATALLLSACGGSGNSTVASGGAGSGGSTDTGSGGGGSVSPTTTTLSGVAATGAPFAGAAVTVTDSTGTTVCSTTTAADGSYSCTLPASTAAPLVIRAVRDDQALYSVTASSATGTANVTPLTTIIVARLASDGNPASLAGTIQTTPATVTAATLQTQVDALKTALAPVLALLGQTIDPISGVFAADGSGQDKVLDALSITVRPNGSSANIEISVKTSSSDAVFVAFDSSAATIPPLPVTSTTTVATVPTPAILADLASRMTACYALPLSQRVNAGSDTGNSIGEPANVIAPVCRQLFVGNDPATYYNSGLHVGRDANNGGAFASLFRSGATGLVWDRFNVEFVRSNGDYVITYRTTDATATTDTNTLVLRLADGSLKLSGNGNAYSAAVNAYSEDRELVNTPAFSYFTTGYNINVPNVVDSNGNSIFTKVEVTSPFPNQPKLTLLPTAGLSFMAIAQNGVASGTNILRLAAVYADSGKSGNPASLDPLVYTPTQYTDATIAAVPNQGVWTVEFFHVDGRTNVVQTTRTISRAETLGEVKQRVFVQLTAGMRTEIRADSGANGYHLFGTSTVADPNNIDFSQDNNGDAWMVPTFALAPTSLSVNGRAPFGSTTAGQQGARFNDSTGLASTARKGIIYCAPQTSSDRHCSTNSLGFSEYAAGSSFNLLELSVRSPRQIIVSKKVAVYKLADPS